The Flexibacter flexilis DSM 6793 DNA segment AAAAGCACTTACTTTGCTTTATCCTTCGACCACATCAAAAAAATGAAAACATAAAATCTTTTGTACCAATGAACACGCCTTCTGTAACTTCCGAACATAACAGTAAACAACAACGCGATACACGTTTCGAAAAAGAAATGTTGATATACGCTGCCGCACTGTACAATTTTGCGTTTCGCCTCACGCTCGACGAAGACGACGCGAACGACTTGGTGCAAGACACTTTTTTGAAGGCGTACCGTTTCTATGACTCGTATCAGCCCGACACCAACGCCAAGGCGTGGTTGTATCGTATCCTCAAAAATACGTTTATAAACGAATACCGCCGCAAGAGCAAAGCTCCCGTAAAGGTGGATTATCAGGAAGTCGAATCGTTTTATAACTCCGACGACATCGACGAGCAAATTACCAATGATTTGCGTACCGAATCCGTGCAAGACCTCATCGGTGACGAAGTGGCCAACGCTCTGAATCGCTTGGACGTGGATTTTCGCACCGCGATTATTCTCTGCGACCTCGAAGGTTTTACTTACGAGGAAATGGCCAAGATTTTGGATATTCCAATCGGTACGGTTCGTTCGCGCCTACACAGA contains these protein-coding regions:
- a CDS encoding sigma-70 family RNA polymerase sigma factor, yielding MLIYAAALYNFAFRLTLDEDDANDLVQDTFLKAYRFYDSYQPDTNAKAWLYRILKNTFINEYRRKSKAPVKVDYQEVESFYNSDDIDEQITNDLRTESVQDLIGDEVANALNRLDVDFRTAIILCDLEGFTYEEMAKILDIPIGTVRSRLHRARNLLKENLYEYAKSMGYVRSGEGPASASA